A window from Acidimicrobiia bacterium encodes these proteins:
- a CDS encoding NAD(P)-binding protein has translation MAERAVVVGSGLGASTAAMVLAGAGWDVVILEKGRNLFAGELTEAAPRTLFSNDELKMRRGFGGPDTDGEPRTFRSSPDDVDPLSVET, from the coding sequence GTGGCTGAGCGTGCGGTCGTGGTCGGCAGCGGGCTCGGAGCGTCGACGGCGGCGATGGTCCTCGCCGGCGCCGGGTGGGACGTCGTCATCCTCGAGAAGGGCCGCAACCTCTTCGCCGGCGAGCTCACCGAGGCGGCTCCCCGGACCCTGTTCTCGAACGACGAGCTCAAGATGCGGCGCGGCTTCGGGGGACCGGACACCGACGGCGAGCCCCGTACGTTCCGGTCGTCGCCCGATGACGTGGACCCGCTGTCGGTGGAGACCTGA
- a CDS encoding glyoxalase: MDIEFVAGFSAIVSDRDEAKRFYVDTLGLPLEGEQYLMSGDVGGAKHLGAWRLEDAANACFGTPDWPDGCPVPQATIEFEVTDVAAATDELTDAGYDLVHGAREEPWGQTVARLQTPDGLLVGLSRTPWLHE, encoded by the coding sequence ATGGACATCGAGTTCGTGGCCGGCTTCTCCGCCATCGTGAGCGACCGTGACGAGGCGAAGCGCTTCTACGTGGACACACTCGGCCTGCCGCTCGAGGGCGAGCAGTACCTCATGTCAGGTGACGTGGGCGGCGCCAAGCATCTCGGGGCCTGGCGGCTGGAGGACGCCGCGAACGCCTGCTTCGGAACCCCGGACTGGCCCGACGGGTGCCCGGTCCCCCAGGCCACCATCGAGTTCGAGGTCACCGACGTCGCCGCCGCTACCGATGAGCTGACCGACGCCGGCTACGACCTGGTCCACGGCGCCCGCGAGGAGCCCTGGGGCCAGACGGTGGCGCGGCTCCAGACCCCCGACGGGTTGCTCGTCGGCCTGTCACGCACCCCGTGGCTCCACGAGTGA
- a CDS encoding gluconate 2-dehydrogenase subunit 3 family protein, whose protein sequence is MEINRRQFVIGAGLTPLLRYVPASMTGAASAQEPQESFRFFDEHQAAVVREATARLIPGPSDDPAEAGHPGAREAGVVVFIDLFLSAFDDDPPRIFAGGPWSNRHGGAENEMQDFVPLSAYEEEKWRAHIDELRQRYVTGIAALDEAAGGDFTAVPPEKQDAVLVDDTPDGFRGLLFQHAIEGTYSVPEYGGNRALVGWSETASAGDVAPIGWSAEETSESDGPDPAPPGVALPFPAEAADAASKGEQVLPEGGEPAVAQRSSLGPDADEVIGDPETFLSAALPGLGRSRNRRRTRG, encoded by the coding sequence ATGGAGATCAACCGGCGCCAGTTCGTGATCGGAGCAGGGCTCACGCCGCTGCTGCGCTACGTTCCCGCGTCGATGACCGGTGCTGCGTCCGCTCAGGAACCCCAGGAGAGCTTCCGGTTCTTCGACGAGCACCAGGCTGCGGTCGTGCGGGAGGCGACGGCCCGCCTGATCCCGGGTCCGTCCGACGACCCGGCCGAGGCCGGCCACCCCGGTGCACGAGAGGCGGGCGTCGTGGTGTTCATCGACCTCTTCCTGTCGGCGTTCGACGACGACCCGCCGCGGATCTTCGCCGGGGGGCCGTGGAGCAACCGTCACGGCGGAGCCGAGAACGAGATGCAGGACTTCGTGCCGCTGAGCGCGTACGAGGAGGAGAAGTGGCGCGCGCACATCGACGAGCTCCGGCAGCGCTACGTCACGGGGATCGCGGCCCTCGACGAAGCAGCGGGCGGAGACTTCACAGCCGTCCCGCCCGAGAAGCAGGACGCCGTTCTCGTCGACGACACGCCCGACGGCTTCCGGGGGCTGCTGTTCCAGCACGCCATCGAGGGCACCTACTCCGTCCCCGAGTACGGCGGGAACCGGGCCCTCGTCGGGTGGAGCGAGACCGCCTCCGCCGGTGACGTGGCCCCGATCGGATGGAGCGCCGAGGAGACGTCCGAGTCCGACGGGCCGGACCCCGCGCCACCCGGCGTCGCGTTGCCGTTCCCCGCCGAGGCCGCCGACGCGGCGTCGAAGGGAGAGCAGGTTCTCCCCGAAGGCGGAGAACCCGCCGTCGCGCAGCGGTCGTCGCTCGGTCCGGACGCCGACGAGGTGATCGGGGACCCCGAGACGTTCCTGTCGGCTGCGTTGCCCGGCCTCGGGCGGAGCCGGAACCGCCGGAGGACCCGTGGCTGA